A single window of Streptomyces xanthii DNA harbors:
- a CDS encoding sugar ABC transporter substrate-binding protein has translation MKRKLIAAVGVAAMMTGVAACGGDGGDNAGKDPKDRTGSVTVWLMVDAQSTWPELVKDVNAQFKKKYPKVKVDVAYQQWADKAKKLDTALGGDKFPDVVELGNTETMQYILNGALAEIDPKKYDNSDTWIKGLKDTCTFEGKQYCVPYYAGARVAIYNKDMLKAATGSDTLPTTEDDFLKAMDKETAKQGKKDKRFSSLYLPGRYWYAAMSYVAAYGGQIAQYDEGSKEWKASLSDPKAQEGIQHFIDLVKKYNKGDITKDEQDHANVMANEKAGVLYGNGWEAGSVIDGKANGNPKLEGKIATAAMPGPNGKTLPSFIGGSDLAVTQKSKNADLAEDWISMFTSEKSEEVLASKNILPNNTKQLQPLKDKPETAPVANAVESAWFTPIAPGWTAIEKEEVLKNMLLDILKGKSVAEATKAADAKIDELINKES, from the coding sequence ATGAAGCGCAAGCTCATCGCGGCGGTCGGCGTCGCGGCCATGATGACCGGGGTCGCGGCCTGTGGGGGCGACGGTGGCGACAACGCCGGCAAGGACCCGAAGGACCGCACCGGCTCGGTGACCGTCTGGCTGATGGTGGACGCGCAGAGCACCTGGCCCGAGCTGGTCAAGGACGTCAACGCCCAGTTCAAGAAGAAGTACCCGAAGGTCAAGGTCGACGTCGCCTACCAGCAGTGGGCGGACAAAGCCAAGAAGCTCGACACCGCCCTCGGCGGCGACAAGTTCCCGGACGTCGTCGAGCTCGGCAACACCGAGACCATGCAGTACATCCTCAACGGCGCGCTCGCCGAGATCGACCCGAAGAAGTACGACAACAGCGACACCTGGATCAAGGGCCTCAAGGACACCTGCACCTTCGAGGGCAAGCAGTACTGCGTGCCCTACTACGCCGGTGCGCGCGTCGCGATCTACAACAAGGACATGCTGAAGGCGGCCACCGGCTCCGACACGCTGCCCACCACCGAGGACGACTTCCTCAAGGCGATGGACAAGGAGACGGCGAAGCAGGGGAAGAAGGACAAGCGCTTCTCCTCGCTCTACCTGCCCGGCCGCTACTGGTACGCCGCGATGTCCTACGTCGCCGCGTACGGCGGCCAGATCGCCCAGTACGACGAGGGCTCCAAGGAGTGGAAGGCCAGCCTCTCCGACCCGAAGGCGCAGGAGGGCATCCAGCACTTCATCGACCTCGTCAAGAAGTACAACAAGGGCGACATCACCAAGGACGAGCAGGACCACGCCAATGTGATGGCCAACGAGAAGGCCGGCGTCCTGTACGGCAACGGCTGGGAGGCCGGCTCCGTCATCGACGGCAAGGCCAACGGCAACCCGAAGCTCGAGGGCAAGATCGCCACCGCCGCGATGCCCGGCCCGAACGGCAAGACCCTGCCGTCCTTCATCGGCGGCTCCGACCTCGCGGTGACGCAGAAGTCGAAGAACGCGGACCTCGCCGAGGACTGGATCTCCATGTTCACGAGCGAGAAGTCCGAGGAGGTCCTCGCCTCCAAGAACATCCTCCCGAACAACACCAAGCAGCTGCAGCCGCTGAAGGACAAGCCGGAGACGGCCCCTGTCGCCAACGCGGTCGAGAGTGCCTGGTTCACGCCGATCGCCCCGGGCTGGACCGCGATCGAGAAGGAGGAGGTCCTGAAGAACATGCTGCTCGACATCCTCAAGGGCAAGTCCGTGGCCGAGGCGACCAAGGCCGCCGACGCCAAGATCGACGAGCTGATCAACAAGGAGTCCTGA
- a CDS encoding nucleoside hydrolase, translating into MTAPIVLDSDPGIDDAVALQYLLGTGLWDLKAYTTVGGNVPASQTFRNGRALARAFGIDGDVPVHRGAGRPLTRLPYSAAGEFHGAEGLGAERLPDASVPEQTETSAQAMLRLSRQYEGELTVCATGPLTNVALALTEDPDFARRVKHLVFMGGAAEVPGNITPVAEFNAWADPDAVDLVVSSGIRYTMVGLDATHGWRFTKDHLAVLEDAGEGMALTARLMRYYLEAYTEAAGSPLHDPLAVGVCADESFVTAADGTVVVECASELTRGKTVFIPYDSDYPRAYYAESPLVAARTAHRGRVALGTGPRDFTADFVTTLLKRPGVA; encoded by the coding sequence TTGACCGCACCCATCGTCCTCGACAGCGACCCCGGCATCGACGACGCCGTCGCGCTCCAGTACCTGCTCGGCACCGGCCTGTGGGACCTCAAGGCCTACACGACCGTCGGCGGCAACGTGCCCGCCTCACAGACCTTCCGCAACGGCCGCGCCCTGGCCCGCGCCTTCGGCATCGACGGCGACGTGCCCGTGCACCGGGGCGCGGGCCGACCGCTGACCCGGCTGCCGTACTCCGCGGCCGGCGAGTTCCACGGCGCGGAGGGCCTCGGCGCCGAGCGGCTGCCCGACGCGAGCGTTCCCGAGCAGACGGAGACCTCCGCGCAGGCCATGCTGCGCCTCTCACGCCAGTACGAGGGCGAGCTGACCGTGTGCGCGACGGGCCCGCTGACCAACGTGGCGCTCGCGCTCACCGAGGACCCCGACTTCGCGCGGCGCGTGAAGCACCTCGTCTTCATGGGCGGGGCCGCGGAGGTGCCCGGGAACATCACGCCGGTCGCCGAGTTCAACGCCTGGGCGGACCCGGACGCCGTCGACCTCGTGGTGTCCTCGGGCATCCGGTACACGATGGTCGGGCTCGACGCGACGCACGGCTGGCGCTTCACCAAGGACCACCTGGCCGTCCTGGAGGACGCGGGCGAGGGCATGGCGCTGACCGCCCGTCTGATGCGCTACTACCTGGAGGCGTACACGGAGGCCGCGGGCAGCCCGCTGCACGACCCGCTCGCCGTCGGGGTCTGCGCCGACGAGTCGTTCGTCACCGCCGCCGACGGCACCGTCGTCGTGGAGTGCGCGAGCGAACTCACCCGCGGCAAGACCGTGTTCATCCCCTACGACAGCGACTACCCGCGCGCCTACTACGCCGAGTCCCCGCTCGTCGCCGCCCGCACCGCGCACCGCGGCCGGGTCGCGCTCGGCACCGGCCCGCGCGACTTCACGGCCGACTTCGTGACGACGCTCCTGAAGCGGCCCGGGGTGGCCTGA
- a CDS encoding GntR family transcriptional regulator, with amino-acid sequence MSTDVSSAENEGGAPVRTARVPKYYRLKKHLLDMTETLPPGTPVPPERTLAAEFDTSRTTVRQALQELVVEGRLERIQGKGTFVAKPKVSQALQLTSYTEDMRAQGLEPTSQLLDIGYVTADDTLAGLLDISAGGRVLRIERLRLASGEPMAIETTHLSAKRFPALRRSLVKYTSLYTALAEVYDVRLAEAEETIETSLATPREAGLLGTDVGLPMLMLSRHSIDGSGKPVEWVRSVYRGDRYKFVARLKRPMD; translated from the coding sequence ATGAGCACCGACGTCAGCAGTGCGGAGAACGAGGGCGGGGCGCCTGTCCGTACCGCACGTGTGCCCAAGTACTACCGCCTGAAGAAGCACCTCCTGGACATGACGGAGACCCTGCCGCCCGGCACCCCCGTCCCCCCGGAGCGCACCCTCGCCGCCGAGTTCGACACCTCCCGCACCACGGTCCGCCAGGCCCTGCAGGAGCTGGTCGTCGAGGGCCGCCTGGAGCGCATCCAGGGCAAGGGCACCTTCGTCGCCAAGCCCAAGGTCTCGCAGGCGCTCCAACTCACCTCCTACACCGAGGACATGCGCGCCCAGGGCCTGGAGCCCACCTCGCAGCTGCTCGACATCGGGTACGTGACGGCCGACGACACCCTCGCCGGGCTGCTCGACATCTCCGCCGGCGGGCGCGTCCTGCGCATCGAGCGGCTGCGCCTGGCCAGCGGTGAGCCGATGGCCATCGAGACCACGCACCTGTCAGCGAAGCGCTTCCCCGCGCTGCGCCGCAGCCTCGTGAAGTACACCTCGCTCTACACCGCGCTCGCCGAGGTCTACGACGTCCGGCTCGCCGAGGCCGAGGAGACCATCGAGACCTCGCTCGCCACGCCCCGCGAGGCCGGACTGCTCGGCACGGACGTGGGCCTGCCGATGCTGATGCTCTCCCGGCACTCGATCGACGGCTCGGGCAAGCCCGTGGAGTGGGTGCGCTCGGTCTACCGGGGCGACCGGTACAAGTTCGTGGCGCGCCTCAAGCGCCCCATGGACTGA
- a CDS encoding carbohydrate ABC transporter permease: MLPYLLILPAIVALAAVYAYPLVKTVIMSFQDMGRRELWTGESPPWVGFDQFTNILGDAEFWHVTLRTVVFMAVCVVATMAIGLLVSLLMMRLSTWVRLTLTTALIAAWSMPLLVASSIFRWLADSDYGLVNTIIAKFAGDDWLGHNWFLDPLQGFAVIAALVIWGAIPFVVITLYAALTQVPGELTEAAQLDGASAFGVFRFVTWPVIKPVFIMVTTLSVIWDFNVFGQIWLLRGNKPEPDYETLGLYSFSKAFTSTSFSQGTAIALVTVLMLSGVAVYYLRQLMKTGEVE, from the coding sequence CTGCTCCCCTACCTCCTGATCCTGCCGGCGATCGTCGCGCTGGCCGCCGTCTACGCGTACCCCCTGGTCAAGACCGTGATCATGTCCTTCCAGGACATGGGACGGCGCGAGCTGTGGACGGGCGAGAGCCCGCCGTGGGTCGGCTTCGACCAGTTCACCAACATCCTGGGCGACGCCGAGTTCTGGCACGTCACCCTGCGCACCGTCGTCTTCATGGCGGTCTGCGTCGTCGCCACCATGGCGATCGGCCTGCTGGTCTCGCTCCTGATGATGCGCCTGTCCACCTGGGTGCGGCTCACGCTCACCACGGCCCTCATCGCCGCCTGGTCGATGCCCCTCCTGGTCGCCTCGTCGATCTTCCGCTGGCTCGCCGACTCCGACTACGGCCTGGTCAACACGATCATCGCCAAGTTCGCCGGCGACGACTGGCTCGGCCACAACTGGTTCCTCGACCCGCTCCAGGGCTTCGCCGTGATCGCCGCGCTCGTCATCTGGGGCGCCATCCCGTTCGTCGTGATCACCCTGTACGCGGCCCTCACCCAGGTCCCCGGAGAACTCACCGAGGCCGCCCAGCTCGACGGCGCCTCCGCCTTCGGCGTCTTCCGCTTCGTCACCTGGCCGGTCATCAAGCCCGTCTTCATCATGGTGACCACGCTCTCCGTGATCTGGGACTTCAACGTCTTCGGCCAGATCTGGCTGCTGCGCGGCAACAAGCCCGAACCGGACTACGAGACCCTCGGCCTCTACTCCTTCTCCAAGGCGTTCACCTCGACGTCCTTCAGCCAGGGCACCGCCATCGCCCTGGTCACCGTACTGATGCTGTCCGGCGTGGCCGTGTACTACCTGCGCCAGCTCATGAAGACAGGAGAGGTCGAATGA
- the mctP gene encoding monocarboxylate uptake permease MctP yields the protein MNDGVNGVALTVFILFFVAVTVMGFLAARWRRAENEASLDEWGLGGRSFGTWITWFLLGGDLYTAYTFVAVPAAIYAAGASGFFAVPYTILVYPLIFTFLPRLWSVSHKHGYVTTSDFVRGRFGSKGLSLAVAITGILATMPYIALQLVGIQAVLDVMGVGGDEGTNWFVKDLPLLIAFAVLAAYTYSSGLRAPALIAFVKDTLIYIVIAVAIIYIPIKLGGFDDIFAAAGKKFEQINPATEKPVGALAPGSQGTWTYATLALGSALALFMYPHSITATLSSKSREVIRRNTTILPLYSLMLGLLALLGFMAIAAGVTVQNGQLAIPQLFENMFPDWFTGVAFAAIGIGALVPAAIMSIAAANLFTRNIYKDFIKPDATPAQETKVSKLVSLLVKVGALAFVLTMDKTVAINFQLLGGIWILQTFPALVGGLFTRWFHRWALLAGWAVGMVYGTVAAYGVASPTQKHFGGSAKEIPGIGEIGYIGLTAFVLNVVVTVVLTFVLKALKAPDGIDETSPSDYTADAGDKGVKVELPAVGTGAGH from the coding sequence GTGAACGACGGCGTGAACGGTGTCGCACTCACCGTCTTCATCCTGTTCTTCGTGGCCGTCACGGTCATGGGCTTCCTCGCCGCCCGCTGGCGGCGCGCCGAGAACGAGGCGTCCCTCGACGAATGGGGCCTGGGCGGCCGCTCGTTCGGCACCTGGATCACCTGGTTCCTGCTCGGCGGCGACCTCTACACGGCTTACACCTTCGTGGCCGTCCCGGCGGCGATCTACGCGGCCGGTGCCTCCGGCTTCTTCGCGGTGCCCTACACGATCCTCGTGTACCCGCTCATCTTCACGTTCCTGCCGCGCCTGTGGTCGGTCTCGCACAAGCACGGCTACGTGACCACCTCGGACTTCGTGCGCGGCCGCTTCGGCTCCAAGGGCCTGTCCCTGGCCGTCGCGATCACCGGCATCCTCGCCACGATGCCGTACATCGCGCTCCAGCTCGTCGGCATCCAGGCCGTCCTGGACGTCATGGGCGTCGGCGGCGACGAGGGCACCAATTGGTTCGTCAAGGACCTGCCGCTGCTGATCGCGTTCGCGGTCCTCGCCGCGTACACGTACTCCTCGGGTCTGCGGGCCCCGGCGCTCATCGCGTTCGTCAAGGACACGCTGATCTACATCGTCATCGCCGTCGCGATCATCTACATCCCGATCAAGCTGGGCGGCTTCGACGACATCTTCGCCGCGGCCGGCAAGAAGTTCGAGCAGATCAACCCCGCGACCGAGAAGCCCGTCGGGGCGCTCGCACCCGGTTCGCAGGGCACCTGGACGTACGCGACCCTCGCGCTCGGCTCGGCGCTCGCGCTGTTCATGTACCCGCACTCGATCACGGCGACCCTGTCGTCGAAGAGCCGCGAGGTCATCCGGCGCAACACCACGATCCTGCCGCTGTACTCGCTCATGCTCGGCCTGCTGGCGCTGCTCGGCTTCATGGCGATCGCGGCCGGAGTCACGGTCCAGAACGGCCAGTTGGCGATCCCGCAGCTGTTCGAGAACATGTTCCCGGACTGGTTCACGGGCGTCGCGTTCGCGGCCATCGGCATCGGCGCGCTCGTCCCCGCCGCGATCATGTCCATCGCCGCGGCCAACCTCTTCACCCGCAACATCTACAAGGACTTCATCAAGCCGGACGCCACGCCCGCGCAGGAGACCAAGGTCTCCAAGCTGGTGTCCCTGCTGGTGAAGGTCGGCGCGCTCGCGTTCGTCCTCACCATGGACAAGACCGTCGCCATCAACTTCCAGCTGCTCGGCGGCATCTGGATCCTGCAGACCTTCCCGGCCCTGGTCGGCGGCCTGTTCACCCGCTGGTTCCACCGCTGGGCCCTGCTCGCCGGCTGGGCCGTCGGCATGGTCTACGGCACGGTCGCCGCGTACGGGGTGGCCTCGCCGACGCAGAAGCACTTCGGCGGCTCCGCCAAGGAGATCCCGGGCATCGGCGAGATCGGCTACATCGGCCTCACCGCGTTCGTCCTGAACGTCGTCGTCACCGTGGTCCTCACCTTCGTCCTGAAGGCGCTCAAGGCCCCGGACGGCATCGACGAGACGTCTCCGTCGGACTACACGGCCGACGCCGGCGACAAGGGCGTGAAGGTCGAGCTCCCGGCCGTCGGGACCGGCGCCGGACACTAG
- a CDS encoding ribonucleotide-diphosphate reductase subunit beta codes for MTTPSPEKNLLDPGFELTLRPMRYPDFYERYRDAIKNTWTVEEVDLHSDVADLAKLSPGEQHMIGRLVAFFATGDSIVSNNLVLTLYKHINSPEARLYLSRQLFEEAVHVQFYLTLLDTYLPDPDDRAAAFDAVEEIPSIREKAEFCFKWMDSVEKIDRLETKADRRRFLLNLICFAACIEGLFFYGAFAYVYWFRSRGLLHGLATGTNWVFRDETMHMSFAFDVVDTVRKEEPDLFDDELRVQVTDMLREAVDAELQFARDLCGDGLPGMNTDSMRQYLECVADQRLQRLGFAPVYGSENPFSFMELQGVQELTNFFERRPSAYQVAVEGSVGFDEDF; via the coding sequence ATGACCACTCCCTCCCCCGAGAAGAACCTGCTGGACCCGGGCTTCGAGCTGACCCTGCGTCCCATGCGCTACCCGGACTTCTACGAGCGCTACCGGGACGCCATCAAGAACACGTGGACGGTCGAGGAGGTCGACCTCCACTCGGACGTCGCCGACCTCGCGAAGCTGTCGCCGGGCGAGCAGCACATGATCGGCCGCCTTGTCGCGTTCTTCGCGACGGGCGACTCGATCGTCTCGAACAACCTCGTGCTCACCCTGTACAAGCACATCAACTCCCCCGAGGCGCGCCTGTACCTGTCGCGCCAGCTGTTCGAGGAGGCCGTGCACGTCCAGTTCTATCTGACCCTTCTGGACACGTACCTGCCCGATCCGGACGACCGGGCGGCCGCGTTCGACGCGGTCGAGGAGATCCCGTCGATCCGGGAGAAGGCCGAGTTCTGCTTCAAGTGGATGGACTCGGTCGAGAAGATCGACCGCCTGGAGACGAAGGCCGACCGCCGCCGCTTCCTGCTGAACCTGATCTGCTTCGCCGCATGCATCGAGGGGCTCTTCTTCTACGGGGCCTTCGCCTACGTGTACTGGTTCCGCTCGCGGGGCCTGCTGCACGGGCTCGCGACCGGCACCAACTGGGTGTTCCGCGACGAGACGATGCACATGTCCTTCGCGTTCGACGTGGTCGACACGGTCCGCAAGGAGGAGCCGGACCTGTTCGACGACGAGCTGCGGGTCCAGGTGACCGACATGCTGCGCGAGGCGGTCGACGCGGAGCTGCAGTTCGCCCGTGACCTGTGCGGGGACGGTCTGCCCGGCATGAACACGGACTCGATGCGGCAGTACCTGGAGTGCGTCGCCGACCAGCGTCTGCAGCGGCTCGGCTTCGCGCCCGTGTACGGCTCGGAGAACCCGTTCTCCTTCATGGAGCTCCAGGGTGTCCAGGAGCTGACGAACTTCTTCGAGCGCCGGCCCTCGGCGTACCAGGTGGCGGTGGAGGGCTCGGTCGGTTTCGACGAGGACTTCTAG
- a CDS encoding DUF3311 domain-containing protein, whose amino-acid sequence MSNAPEAARPARQADTRTVTPLRVVVALCLIAPFVAMLWVSSYAKVDPAFIGIPFFYWYQMLWVLISTALTMVAYKLWKHDQASRKQASEASQEGAGA is encoded by the coding sequence ATGTCCAATGCGCCGGAAGCCGCGCGACCAGCGCGGCAAGCAGACACGCGGACGGTGACCCCGCTCCGTGTCGTGGTGGCCTTGTGTCTCATCGCCCCGTTCGTGGCGATGCTCTGGGTCAGCTCCTACGCCAAGGTGGACCCCGCGTTCATCGGCATCCCGTTCTTCTACTGGTACCAGATGCTCTGGGTGCTGATCTCGACGGCGCTCACGATGGTCGCGTACAAGCTGTGGAAGCACGACCAGGCGTCCCGTAAGCAGGCCTCCGAGGCCTCCCAGGAAGGGGCCGGCGCGTGA
- a CDS encoding ribonucleoside-diphosphate reductase subunit alpha, translating into MTIAPADPASAPVRAEADAPGTALLRTLTELTADLPDADPGRVAAAALRGRSARADEAELRELATEAAAGLISEDPAYSRLAARLLTLTVAAEAASQGVTSFTGSIEVGHREGLIADRTAEFVRGHAARLDALIDPAADDRFGYFGLRTLFSRYLLRHPITRKVVETPQHFLLRVACGLAEDETVRALDEVAALYGLMSRLDYLPSSPTLFNSGTRHPQMSSCYLLDSPLDELDSIYDRYHQVARLSKHAGGIGLSYSRVRSRGSLIRGTNGHSNGIVPFLKTLDASVAAVNQGGRRKGAAAVYLETWHSDIEEFLELRDNTGEDARRTHNLNLAHWIPDEFMRRVNADQPWSLFSPADVPELVDLWGEEFDAAYREAEAAGKAQKTIPARDLYGRMMRTLAQTGNGWLTFKDAANRTANQTAEPGHTVHSSNLCTEIIEVTDDGETAVCNLGSVNLGAFVDTATGDIDWERLDASVRTAVTFLDRVVDINFYPTEQAGRSNAKWRPVGLGAMGLQDVFFKLQLPFDSEEARALSTRIAERIMLAAYEASADLAERNGPLPAWEKTRTARGVLHPDHYGVEPVWPERWAALRERIAAVGMRNSLLLAIAPTATIASIAGVYECIEPQVSNLFKRETLSGEFLQVNSYLVEELKKLGVWDAQTREALRESNGSVQDLTWVPADVRALYRTAWEIPQRGLIDMAAARTPYLDQAQSLNLFMETPTIGKLSSMYAYAWKSGLKTTYYLRSRPATRIARAAARSTVPVQVADPDAVACSLENPESCEACQ; encoded by the coding sequence GTGACGATCGCGCCCGCCGATCCCGCCTCAGCCCCGGTCCGTGCCGAGGCCGACGCCCCCGGCACCGCGCTGCTGCGCACGCTGACCGAGCTGACCGCCGACCTGCCCGACGCCGACCCGGGCCGGGTCGCCGCCGCGGCGCTGCGCGGCCGGTCCGCCCGGGCCGACGAGGCGGAGCTGCGCGAGCTCGCCACTGAGGCGGCCGCCGGACTGATCTCCGAGGACCCGGCCTACTCGCGGCTCGCGGCGCGTCTGCTCACCCTCACCGTCGCCGCCGAGGCCGCCTCGCAGGGCGTCACCTCGTTCACCGGCTCGATCGAGGTCGGGCACCGCGAGGGCCTGATCGCGGACCGCACCGCCGAGTTCGTGCGCGGGCACGCCGCCCGGCTCGACGCGCTGATCGACCCGGCCGCCGACGACCGCTTCGGCTACTTCGGCCTGCGCACGCTCTTCAGCCGCTACCTGCTGCGCCACCCGATCACCCGAAAGGTCGTCGAGACGCCGCAGCACTTCCTGCTGCGCGTGGCCTGCGGCCTGGCCGAGGACGAGACGGTGCGCGCCCTGGACGAGGTCGCCGCGCTGTACGGCCTGATGAGCCGGCTCGACTACCTGCCCTCCTCCCCCACGCTGTTCAACTCCGGCACCCGGCACCCGCAGATGTCGAGCTGCTACCTGCTCGACTCCCCGCTGGACGAGCTGGACTCGATCTACGACCGCTACCACCAGGTGGCCCGCCTCTCCAAGCACGCCGGCGGCATCGGTCTGTCGTACTCCCGCGTCCGCAGCCGCGGTTCGCTGATCCGGGGCACCAACGGGCACTCCAACGGGATCGTGCCGTTCCTGAAGACGCTCGACGCGTCGGTCGCCGCCGTGAACCAGGGCGGGCGCCGCAAGGGCGCGGCCGCCGTGTACCTGGAGACCTGGCACTCCGACATCGAGGAGTTCCTGGAGCTGCGGGACAACACGGGTGAGGACGCGCGCCGCACGCACAACCTGAACCTCGCGCACTGGATCCCGGACGAGTTCATGCGCCGGGTGAACGCGGACCAGCCGTGGTCGCTGTTCTCCCCCGCCGACGTGCCCGAGCTGGTCGACCTGTGGGGCGAGGAGTTCGACGCCGCCTACCGCGAGGCCGAGGCCGCGGGGAAGGCGCAGAAGACGATCCCCGCGCGGGACCTGTACGGGCGCATGATGCGCACCCTCGCGCAGACCGGCAACGGCTGGCTGACCTTCAAGGACGCCGCCAACCGCACCGCCAACCAGACGGCGGAGCCCGGCCACACGGTCCACTCCTCGAACCTGTGCACCGAGATCATCGAGGTCACGGACGACGGCGAGACGGCCGTGTGCAACCTGGGCTCGGTCAACCTCGGGGCGTTCGTGGACACCGCGACCGGGGACATCGACTGGGAGCGCCTGGACGCGTCCGTCCGCACGGCCGTCACGTTCCTGGACCGGGTCGTCGACATCAACTTCTACCCGACCGAGCAGGCGGGCCGCTCCAACGCGAAGTGGCGTCCGGTGGGTCTGGGCGCGATGGGCCTGCAGGACGTGTTCTTCAAGCTGCAGCTGCCCTTCGACTCGGAGGAGGCGCGCGCCCTGTCGACGCGCATCGCCGAGCGGATCATGCTCGCCGCGTACGAGGCCTCGGCGGACCTCGCCGAGCGCAACGGGCCGCTGCCGGCCTGGGAGAAGACCCGCACCGCGCGCGGCGTCCTGCACCCGGACCACTACGGCGTCGAGCCGGTCTGGCCGGAGCGCTGGGCGGCGCTGCGCGAGCGCATCGCCGCGGTCGGCATGCGCAACTCGCTGCTGCTCGCGATCGCCCCGACCGCGACGATCGCCTCGATCGCCGGTGTCTACGAGTGCATCGAGCCGCAGGTCTCCAACCTGTTCAAGCGCGAGACGCTCTCCGGTGAGTTCCTCCAGGTCAACTCGTACCTGGTGGAGGAGCTGAAGAAGCTCGGCGTGTGGGACGCGCAGACCCGTGAGGCACTGCGCGAGTCCAACGGCTCGGTGCAGGACCTGACCTGGGTCCCCGCGGACGTGCGGGCGCTGTACCGCACGGCGTGGGAGATCCCGCAGCGCGGCCTGATCGACATGGCGGCGGCCCGCACCCCGTACCTGGACCAGGCCCAGTCCCTGAACCTGTTCATGGAGACGCCGACCATCGGCAAGCTCTCCTCGATGTACGCGTACGCCTGGAAGTCGGGCCTGAAGACGACGTACTACCTGCGCTCGCGCCCCGCGACGCGCATCGCCCGCGCGGCGGCCCGCTCCACCGTCCCCGTCCAGGTGGCGGACCCGGACGCCGTCGCCTGCTCCCTGGAAAACCCCGAGTCCTGCGAGGCCTGCCAGTAA